In Deinococcus psychrotolerans, a genomic segment contains:
- the rdgB gene encoding RdgB/HAM1 family non-canonical purine NTP pyrophosphatase: MSPSNPELSQPPLRVVVATSNLGKVVEFEEALSGLGWQLEPLGDYSLPEETGSTYAENAMIKAAAASLHTGLPALADDSGLEVAALGGEPGLYSARFGNRKDDHERNLYLLERTRNVQDRRAKFISVLVLAYPDGHIEEYRGEVDGQLLEGPRGVGGFGYDPLFGLPDGRSMAQLSLEEKRAVGHRGKAFDALKKAHAHGLPPRPTGSKVN; the protein is encoded by the coding sequence ATGAGTCCATCCAACCCAGAACTGTCCCAACCTCCCTTGCGCGTGGTGGTGGCCACCAGCAACCTCGGCAAAGTCGTTGAATTTGAAGAAGCACTTTCCGGCCTCGGCTGGCAGCTTGAGCCGTTGGGCGATTACAGCTTGCCCGAAGAAACCGGCAGCACCTACGCTGAAAACGCCATGATCAAGGCGGCTGCTGCTTCTCTGCATACTGGGCTGCCCGCGCTGGCCGACGATTCGGGGCTGGAAGTGGCCGCTCTGGGCGGTGAACCGGGCCTGTACAGCGCCCGTTTCGGTAACCGCAAAGACGACCATGAACGCAATTTGTATTTGCTGGAGCGCACCCGCAACGTCCAAGACCGCCGCGCCAAATTCATCAGCGTGCTGGTGCTGGCTTACCCGGATGGCCACATCGAGGAGTACCGGGGAGAAGTGGACGGCCAACTTTTGGAAGGCCCGCGTGGGGTAGGTGGCTTCGGCTACGACCCGCTGTTTGGGCTGCCGGATGGACGCAGCATGGCGCAGCTCAGCTTGGAAGAAAAACGCGCCGTGGGCCATAGAGGCAAGGCCTTTGACGCCCTCAAAAAAGCCCACGCCCACGGCCTGCCGCCGCGTCCGACTGGCAGCAAGGTCAACTGA
- a CDS encoding sulfite oxidase-like oxidoreductase, which translates to MLGKFFKKPADDMNGRVPPGQSLTSRFPVLTYGPAPRYKLEDATLKISGLAEAREFSWPQLRALPQTTLTYDIHCVTHWSKLDTTWTGIRVTDIMPLLSLKPEASHVMIHSVGGYTTNLSLDDFVRPENLLAYRFDDKPLETEHGGPLRLVVPHLYFWKSAKWISGLEFISADAPGFWERNGYHMRGDPFKDERYSDD; encoded by the coding sequence ATGCTTGGCAAATTTTTCAAGAAACCCGCCGATGATATGAACGGGCGTGTGCCCCCCGGCCAAAGCCTGACCAGCCGGTTCCCCGTGCTGACCTACGGCCCCGCGCCGCGCTACAAGCTGGAAGACGCCACCCTTAAAATATCCGGCTTGGCCGAGGCGAGGGAGTTCTCATGGCCGCAGCTGCGTGCCCTGCCGCAAACCACCCTGACCTATGACATCCACTGCGTCACCCACTGGAGCAAACTCGACACCACCTGGACAGGCATCCGCGTAACCGACATCATGCCGCTGCTGAGCCTGAAGCCGGAAGCCAGTCACGTGATGATTCATTCGGTGGGCGGCTACACCACCAACCTGAGCCTAGACGACTTCGTGCGTCCTGAAAACTTGCTGGCCTACCGCTTTGACGACAAGCCGCTGGAAACCGAGCACGGCGGCCCGCTGAGATTGGTGGTGCCGCACCTGTATTTCTGGAAGAGTGCCAAATGGATCAGCGGCCTGGAATTTATCAGCGCCGACGCCCCCGGCTTTTGGGAGCGCAACGGCTATCACATGCGCGGAGATCCCTTCAAAGATGAGCGCTACAGCGACGACTGA
- a CDS encoding acyl-CoA acyltransferase, giving the protein MKEPITRPAFTIRNLHTAREMVVLEDLQRAAWGYSETAVHPRNIFRIHAHLGGVVAAAFPVDETGEECGPAFGFVYGFPAYQGGRIWHHSHLLALRPDWRGHGAAVALKHHQARRVREMGLTKVTWTFDPLVARNARFNLGKLGARAVSYHPEWYVAEDLPADRLMMEWDVSAEHSERPPPKPQGVRVLEAQGQTPGAPDLSADAPKLLAEVPLNAFELPSPLTLAWRLALRDVLGHYLASGYAVTDLAREGERAFYVLERVE; this is encoded by the coding sequence TTGAAGGAGCCGATTACTCGGCCAGCTTTCACCATCCGCAACCTTCACACCGCGCGGGAGATGGTGGTGCTGGAAGACCTTCAGCGGGCAGCCTGGGGATACTCCGAAACCGCCGTGCATCCCCGCAATATCTTCCGCATTCACGCCCATCTCGGCGGAGTGGTGGCAGCAGCTTTTCCGGTGGACGAGACGGGTGAGGAGTGCGGGCCGGCCTTCGGTTTCGTCTACGGCTTTCCGGCTTATCAGGGCGGGCGCATCTGGCACCACTCGCACCTGCTGGCGCTGCGACCCGACTGGCGCGGACACGGCGCGGCGGTAGCACTCAAGCACCACCAAGCCCGCCGTGTGCGCGAGATGGGCCTGACCAAAGTGACGTGGACGTTCGACCCGCTGGTGGCCCGCAACGCCCGCTTCAATTTGGGCAAGTTGGGCGCGAGGGCCGTCTCGTATCACCCCGAGTGGTACGTGGCCGAGGACCTGCCCGCCGACCGCTTGATGATGGAGTGGGATGTCAGCGCGGAGCATTCGGAGCGGCCCCCGCCGAAGCCGCAAGGCGTCCGGGTACTGGAAGCGCAGGGCCAGACGCCCGGTGCACCCGATCTCAGCGCCGACGCGCCCAAGTTGCTGGCCGAAGTGCCGCTGAACGCTTTTGAGCTTCCCTCTCCCCTGACGCTGGCGTGGCGGCTGGCGCTGCGAGACGTGCTGGGGCATTACCTCGCCTCGGGCTACGCCGTCACTGATCTGGCGCGGGAAGGCGAGCGGGCGTTTTATGTGCTGGAGCGGGTGGAGTAA
- a CDS encoding HepT-like ribonuclease domain-containing protein gives MTHSRLPRPELPEVVALIRERRSEWQDLGVERVRVFGSVARQEAGAESDVDVLLDLEAGAGLLTLARARDFFEHLLGYRTDAVTEAALKPPLSREVLLDAVDALDPKLHPPRRGHKRWKWRVYELLSDIDALREYTAAHTFESFSADSLTRDAVLLRLLRIGEATKYLPQRLQDTHPEIPWATLRDVRNLVAHDYFGLDISLVWVSVTREMQSLRPLFQALAQEPEDGSSAGAAQHHKPS, from the coding sequence GTGACGCACTCACGACTGCCGCGCCCCGAGTTGCCTGAGGTGGTGGCTCTCATCCGTGAGCGCAGGAGCGAGTGGCAGGACTTGGGCGTTGAGCGGGTGCGGGTTTTTGGCTCGGTGGCGCGGCAAGAAGCTGGGGCCGAGTCGGATGTGGACGTGCTGCTTGACCTCGAAGCGGGCGCAGGACTCCTGACGCTGGCCCGCGCCCGCGACTTTTTTGAACACCTGCTGGGTTACCGCACCGACGCCGTGACCGAAGCGGCCCTCAAGCCCCCCCTGAGCCGCGAAGTCCTACTGGACGCGGTGGACGCCCTCGATCCCAAGCTGCATCCGCCGAGACGGGGCCACAAGCGCTGGAAGTGGCGCGTCTACGAACTGCTCAGCGACATAGACGCCCTGCGGGAGTACACGGCGGCCCACACCTTTGAGAGCTTCAGCGCCGATTCGCTGACCCGCGACGCCGTGCTGCTGCGGCTGCTGCGCATAGGGGAGGCCACCAAATACTTACCGCAGCGCCTGCAAGACACCCACCCAGAGATTCCTTGGGCCACTTTGCGCGACGTGAGAAATTTGGTGGCCCACGATTATTTCGGCCTCGACATTTCGTTGGTGTGGGTCAGTGTGACGCGGGAAATGCAGTCGCTGCGCCCCCTGTTTCAGGCGCTGGCGCAGGAACCGGAAGACGGGAGCTCAGCGGGCGCGGCGCAGCACCACAAGCCCAGCTAA
- a CDS encoding CidA/LrgA family protein, producing the protein MKTPATARSGQPPPLAAWLLGLGILMGFTALGEGAGKLLHLPVPGSVLGLVLLWLALSVGAVRLSWLEAAADDLLGILGLLFVPATVGFVNYLSAGAAWGWWLLVMLTGLLCGAGVTGLLTSRWLGEDQ; encoded by the coding sequence TTGAAGACGCCTGCAACCGCTCGTTCAGGGCAGCCCCCACCGCTGGCCGCTTGGCTGCTGGGCCTGGGCATCCTGATGGGTTTTACGGCGCTGGGCGAAGGCGCAGGAAAGTTGCTGCACTTGCCGGTGCCCGGATCGGTGCTGGGCTTAGTGCTGCTGTGGCTGGCCCTCAGCGTAGGAGCGGTGCGCCTGAGCTGGCTGGAAGCGGCGGCCGACGATTTGCTGGGCATACTGGGCCTGCTGTTCGTTCCGGCGACGGTGGGCTTCGTGAATTATCTCAGCGCGGGCGCGGCGTGGGGTTGGTGGCTGCTGGTGATGCTGACGGGCCTACTGTGCGGCGCGGGCGTCACCGGTCTGCTGACTTCACGCTGGCTGGGAGAAGACCAATGA
- a CDS encoding YcjF family protein, whose product MLPLLKQVLDNFNFDIDADKSREENAEGVIRNAALLAGAVAVEPLPFADLLLITPLQIKMVLHVGKVYGFEITAERAREIIQELGVTVAYGMVARQVMRSLAKLALPIVGGLITAPAVYGWTYALGRLSEQYFEQKRLGLPFDKDQRTQVVQEAKKTTKNILPSASDFTDLASELRRRAEERSKNAAGPHKAKPADKTVDAAPVDLTKDAVKAEQPKAEQTKLN is encoded by the coding sequence ATGTTGCCGCTTCTCAAGCAAGTACTCGATAATTTCAACTTTGACATTGATGCGGACAAGTCCCGTGAGGAAAACGCCGAAGGCGTGATTCGAAACGCTGCGCTGCTGGCAGGCGCGGTGGCCGTCGAGCCGTTGCCGTTCGCCGATTTGCTGCTGATTACCCCGCTGCAAATCAAGATGGTGCTGCACGTGGGCAAGGTCTACGGCTTCGAGATCACCGCCGAGCGTGCCCGCGAGATTATTCAGGAACTCGGCGTCACGGTGGCCTACGGGATGGTGGCCCGTCAGGTGATGCGCAGCCTCGCCAAGCTGGCCCTGCCGATTGTGGGCGGCCTGATCACCGCGCCCGCCGTCTACGGCTGGACATACGCGCTGGGGCGACTCTCCGAGCAGTATTTCGAGCAAAAGCGCCTTGGCCTGCCGTTTGACAAAGATCAGCGCACTCAGGTGGTGCAGGAAGCCAAAAAGACGACCAAAAATATTTTGCCGAGTGCCAGCGATTTTACCGATCTGGCCTCCGAGCTGCGCCGCCGGGCCGAGGAACGCAGCAAAAATGCGGCTGGCCCACACAAAGCCAAGCCAGCAGACAAAACGGTGGACGCTGCCCCGGTGGATTTGACCAAAGACGCCGTGAAAGCTGAACAGCCCAAGGCAGAGCAAACCAAGTTGAATTGA
- the menC gene encoding o-succinylbenzoate synthase, whose amino-acid sequence MLIIERAEIYLLRLPLKFRFETSFGVQTEKQVPLLVLHGGGLTGLSEGVSEPLPMYREETTVGALNFLTQGALPAVLGRSFANPEAVGAALSAWRGNRMAKAMLEMAAWDLWARQLETPLWQLLGGNKTAVEVGVSLGIQADAAATVDSVAKHNAQGYRRIKLKIKPGWDVEPVRAVREAFPDLHLTVDANSAYTLADSAQLQALDEFKLDYIEQPLAWDDLHDHATLQSRLKTPICLDESIASAADTRKALTTDAGRVINLKVGRVGGHSEARRVHDVAQSFGVPVWCGGMLESGIGRAHNIHLSTLPNFTKPGDTASASRYYAADTINEPLEAENGLMPVPAGAGIGVTLNRDFVEERADYHEEFGL is encoded by the coding sequence ATGCTCATCATCGAACGCGCCGAGATTTATCTGCTGAGGTTACCGCTCAAATTCCGCTTCGAAACCAGTTTCGGGGTGCAAACCGAAAAGCAGGTGCCCCTGCTGGTCTTGCACGGCGGCGGGCTGACCGGACTCTCTGAGGGCGTCAGCGAACCTTTGCCGATGTACCGCGAAGAAACCACCGTGGGCGCACTCAATTTTCTGACCCAGGGCGCTTTGCCCGCCGTGCTGGGCCGCTCCTTTGCCAACCCCGAAGCGGTGGGCGCGGCACTTTCAGCTTGGCGCGGCAACCGGATGGCCAAAGCCATGCTGGAAATGGCCGCCTGGGACTTGTGGGCGCGGCAACTCGAAACTCCGCTGTGGCAACTGCTGGGCGGCAACAAGACGGCGGTGGAAGTCGGCGTGTCGCTGGGCATTCAGGCCGACGCGGCGGCCACCGTAGACAGCGTGGCCAAGCACAACGCGCAGGGCTACCGCCGCATCAAGCTCAAAATCAAGCCAGGCTGGGACGTGGAGCCGGTGCGGGCGGTGCGTGAGGCGTTCCCCGACTTGCACTTGACCGTGGACGCCAACAGCGCTTACACGCTGGCCGACAGCGCCCAGTTGCAAGCGCTCGACGAGTTTAAGCTCGACTACATCGAGCAGCCGCTGGCCTGGGACGATCTCCACGACCACGCCACCTTGCAGTCGCGCCTCAAGACGCCGATTTGCCTCGACGAGAGCATCGCCAGCGCCGCCGATACTCGCAAAGCCCTCACGACTGATGCGGGACGGGTCATCAATCTGAAGGTGGGGCGGGTCGGTGGCCACAGCGAAGCGCGGCGGGTGCATGACGTGGCCCAGAGCTTCGGCGTGCCGGTCTGGTGCGGTGGGATGCTGGAAAGCGGGATTGGGCGGGCGCACAACATTCACCTGTCCACGCTGCCCAACTTCACCAAACCCGGCGACACCGCCAGTGCCAGCCGTTACTACGCCGCCGACACCATTAATGAACCGCTGGAAGCCGAGAACGGTCTGATGCCAGTCCCGGCAGGCGCGGGCATCGGGGTGACTCTCAACCGCGACTTCGTGGAAGAGCGGGCCGATTACCACGAGGAGTTCGGTCTTTGA
- a CDS encoding LrgB family protein has translation MLWLALTLLTFVLGLWAQRRTHHPLVNPTLIATLLVAAALLLTRIPYAEYKAQVQPISLLLSPAVVALAVPLYRQRALLARRGLPLIVGSLSGTLVAVAIDLFLPRWLHLAPEAQQALLTAPATSAVAVVLANYTHAPPELAATLAVLSGLIGAVVLPPFLTFIGVRRPLARGLALGSVAHGIGTARAREEGEQTGVASSVGMGLAVLLVTLIVALIG, from the coding sequence ATGCTCTGGCTGGCGCTGACCTTGCTGACTTTTGTGCTGGGCTTGTGGGCGCAGCGCCGCACCCATCACCCTCTGGTCAATCCCACCTTGATCGCCACGCTGCTGGTGGCCGCCGCACTGCTGCTGACCCGCATTCCTTACGCCGAATACAAAGCGCAGGTGCAGCCGATTTCACTGCTGCTGTCTCCGGCAGTGGTGGCGCTGGCCGTGCCGCTGTACCGCCAACGCGCCCTCTTGGCACGCCGGGGCTTACCGCTGATCGTCGGCAGCCTGAGCGGAACGCTGGTCGCCGTTGCTATCGACCTCTTTTTACCGCGCTGGCTGCACCTCGCTCCCGAGGCCCAACAAGCCCTGCTGACCGCCCCCGCGACCAGTGCGGTGGCGGTGGTGCTGGCCAACTACACCCACGCGCCGCCCGAACTGGCCGCGACGTTGGCGGTACTCTCGGGCCTGATCGGCGCGGTGGTGTTGCCGCCGTTTTTGACCTTCATTGGGGTGCGCCGCCCATTGGCACGTGGACTGGCACTGGGCAGCGTGGCGCACGGCATCGGCACCGCCCGCGCCCGCGAGGAAGGCGAGCAGACCGGCGTGGCCAGCAGCGTCGGGATGGGCCTGGCCGTGCTGCTGGTCACCTTGATCGTGGCGCTGATCGGCTGA
- a CDS encoding aspartate aminotransferase family protein: MTATESKWLDTETRYDSGVYNKHQVVMVRAEGATVWDESGRSYIDCVAGYGVANIGHSHPDVVRAIQEQAGKLMVMPQSIPNDKRAEFLQELVSVLPKGLDRIFLCNSGTEAVEAAKKFAITATGRTRFVSMKRGFAGRTLGALAFTWEPKYREPFGAAVDNEHVSFVTYGNIDELRAAITEDVAAVIMEPVQGEGGVRPSNIEFLRAARELTREKGALLILDEIQTGFCRTGKMFAVEHFCAQECQNADGIRCGCKVDSQCQVVPDGMTLAKAMAGGVPIGAFAMTGAVADKMPSGGHGTTFGGNPLAMAAGVAAIRAMKNEGMVEQAREKGEYFMDKLRAIDSSKIREVRGMGLMIGMELKEKSGPYIAALEHDEGVLTLAATPLVIRFLPPVTISKEQIDQVVAAVEKVLKNVNPREVSKAEVKETKQSE, from the coding sequence ATGACTGCGACCGAAAGCAAATGGCTGGATACCGAAACACGCTATGACAGCGGCGTCTATAACAAGCACCAAGTGGTGATGGTTCGCGCTGAGGGCGCAACCGTTTGGGACGAGTCGGGGCGCAGCTACATCGACTGCGTGGCGGGCTACGGCGTCGCCAACATCGGCCACAGCCACCCCGACGTGGTGCGGGCCATTCAGGAGCAGGCCGGCAAGCTGATGGTGATGCCCCAGAGCATTCCCAACGACAAACGCGCCGAATTTTTGCAAGAACTCGTCAGCGTGCTGCCCAAGGGTCTAGACCGCATTTTCCTTTGCAACTCCGGCACCGAAGCGGTGGAAGCGGCCAAAAAGTTTGCCATCACCGCCACCGGGCGCACCCGCTTTGTGAGCATGAAGCGCGGCTTCGCGGGCCGCACGCTGGGCGCGCTGGCCTTTACCTGGGAACCCAAATACCGTGAGCCGTTCGGCGCGGCGGTGGACAACGAGCACGTTTCCTTTGTCACCTACGGCAACATCGACGAACTGCGGGCTGCCATCACCGAAGACGTGGCCGCCGTCATCATGGAACCCGTGCAGGGCGAAGGCGGGGTGAGGCCGAGCAACATAGAGTTCCTGCGGGCCGCCCGTGAACTGACCCGTGAGAAAGGAGCGCTGCTCATTCTCGACGAGATTCAGACCGGCTTTTGCCGCACCGGGAAAATGTTTGCCGTCGAGCACTTCTGCGCTCAGGAATGTCAGAACGCCGATGGTATTCGCTGCGGCTGCAAAGTGGACAGCCAGTGCCAAGTGGTGCCCGACGGGATGACGCTGGCCAAAGCGATGGCGGGCGGCGTACCGATTGGCGCGTTTGCCATGACCGGCGCAGTGGCCGACAAAATGCCTTCCGGCGGACACGGCACCACCTTCGGCGGCAACCCGCTGGCGATGGCCGCCGGAGTCGCCGCCATTCGCGCCATGAAAAACGAAGGCATGGTCGAGCAGGCCCGCGAGAAGGGCGAGTATTTCATGGACAAGCTGCGGGCCATTGACTCCAGCAAAATCCGTGAAGTGCGCGGCATGGGCCTGATGATTGGCATGGAACTCAAGGAAAAAAGCGGGCCTTACATCGCCGCGCTCGAGCATGATGAAGGCGTGCTGACCTTGGCCGCCACGCCGCTGGTGATCCGCTTTTTGCCGCCCGTGACGATCAGCAAAGAGCAGATCGATCAAGTGGTGGCCGCCGTCGAAAAAGTGCTGAAGAATGTCAATCCGCGTGAAGTTTCCAAGGCGGAAGTCAAGGAAACCAAGCAGAGCGAGTAA
- the lpdA gene encoding dihydrolipoyl dehydrogenase: MDTYDVLVIGGGPGGYVAAIRAAQLGFSVACVDAFTRDGKPSLGGTCLNIGCIPSKALLDSSEKFEMISHDVQEHGITVEGAKIDVAKMLGRKNSVVDKLTGGVAYLFKKNKIKSYHGYGKLLRQDEGGWIVDAAGTEVKAKNVIVATGSNPRALPLAPFGGNIVENSGALEFGEVPKRLGVIGAGVIGVELGSVWRRLGAQVTVLEALPGFLLPADAAVSREALKQFQKQGLDFHFSVNITEVRDNGGSVSVTYTEKEQSVTAEFDKLIVSIGRVPNTEGLGAAQVGLELDERGFVKIDEHYHTNLPSVYAIGDVVGGAMLAHKAEDEGVAVAEIIAGQAGHVNYDVIPWVIYTSPEIAWAGLTEQAAKDKGIAVKTGQFPFSANGRALGHGDPRGFVKVVADASTDKVLGVHMVGPNVSELIAEAVTLMEFGGSAEDLGRTVHAHPTLSEALKEAAMGVGKMAIHL, from the coding sequence ATGGATACTTACGACGTTTTGGTGATCGGCGGCGGCCCCGGCGGCTACGTGGCAGCTATTCGCGCCGCACAACTCGGTTTCAGTGTGGCCTGCGTGGACGCCTTTACCCGCGACGGCAAACCCTCGCTGGGCGGCACTTGCCTCAACATCGGCTGCATTCCCAGCAAAGCGCTGCTCGACAGCTCGGAAAAATTCGAGATGATCTCGCACGACGTTCAAGAGCACGGCATCACGGTCGAAGGCGCGAAAATAGACGTGGCCAAGATGCTGGGCCGCAAAAACAGTGTGGTCGACAAACTGACCGGCGGCGTGGCGTATTTGTTCAAGAAAAACAAAATCAAGAGCTATCACGGGTACGGCAAACTGCTGCGTCAAGACGAGGGCGGTTGGATTGTTGACGCAGCAGGCACCGAAGTCAAAGCCAAAAATGTGATCGTGGCGACGGGAAGCAACCCCCGCGCCCTGCCGCTCGCGCCGTTTGGCGGCAACATCGTGGAAAACAGCGGAGCGCTGGAGTTTGGTGAAGTTCCCAAGCGCCTCGGCGTGATCGGGGCGGGCGTCATCGGCGTGGAGTTGGGCAGCGTCTGGAGACGGCTCGGCGCTCAGGTCACAGTGCTAGAGGCCTTGCCCGGATTCTTACTGCCCGCCGACGCCGCCGTGAGCAGAGAAGCGCTCAAGCAGTTCCAGAAGCAGGGCCTGGATTTCCATTTCAGCGTCAACATCACCGAAGTCAGGGACAACGGCGGCTCGGTCAGCGTGACTTACACCGAAAAAGAGCAGAGTGTCACCGCCGAATTCGACAAATTGATCGTCAGCATCGGGCGGGTGCCGAACACCGAGGGGCTGGGCGCGGCGCAGGTGGGCCTGGAGCTCGATGAGCGCGGCTTCGTCAAAATTGACGAGCATTACCACACCAACTTGCCAAGCGTCTACGCCATCGGCGACGTGGTGGGCGGGGCGATGCTGGCCCACAAAGCCGAGGACGAGGGCGTGGCGGTGGCCGAGATCATCGCCGGGCAGGCCGGGCACGTCAACTATGACGTGATCCCCTGGGTAATTTACACCTCGCCGGAAATCGCTTGGGCGGGCCTCACCGAGCAGGCCGCCAAAGACAAGGGCATCGCAGTCAAAACCGGCCAATTTCCCTTCAGCGCCAACGGGCGGGCACTCGGTCACGGCGATCCTCGCGGCTTTGTCAAAGTGGTGGCCGACGCCAGCACCGACAAGGTATTGGGCGTTCACATGGTCGGCCCCAACGTCTCCGAGCTGATTGCCGAAGCCGTTACCTTGATGGAGTTCGGCGGCAGCGCCGAGGACTTGGGCCGCACCGTTCACGCCCACCCGACACTGAGCGAAGCGCTCAAGGAAGCGGCGATGGGCGTGGGCAAAATGGCGATTCACCTGTGA
- a CDS encoding mismatch-specific DNA-glycosylase produces the protein MSATATTEPEHGPKPSGAGHLVPDLLAHGLKLVLIGTAPSRISAAAGAYYANPQNKFWRVLFEVGLTPHLFKPQEFPALLALGIGLTDVAKKHSGVDASLPSEAWEPTELRARIAYYSPQVVAFTSKRGASQVLGLPTGKLPYGPRAERLEGAEVWVLPSTSPLGHTYFQLEPWQALAEQLKKGAGSGNSPQVGGVL, from the coding sequence ATGAGCGCTACAGCGACGACTGAGCCGGAGCACGGGCCTAAGCCGTCCGGCGCGGGCCACCTGGTGCCCGACTTGCTCGCGCACGGCCTCAAGCTGGTTCTGATCGGCACCGCGCCCAGCCGCATCAGCGCCGCAGCAGGTGCTTACTACGCCAATCCACAAAACAAGTTCTGGCGGGTGCTGTTTGAAGTGGGCCTGACGCCGCACCTCTTTAAGCCGCAGGAGTTTCCGGCTTTGCTGGCGCTTGGCATCGGCCTGACCGACGTGGCCAAAAAGCACAGCGGCGTGGACGCCAGCTTGCCCTCAGAGGCGTGGGAACCCACCGAGTTGCGTGCCCGGATTGCCTACTACAGCCCCCAAGTGGTGGCCTTTACCAGCAAGCGCGGAGCCAGTCAGGTGCTGGGCCTGCCCACAGGCAAGCTGCCGTATGGCCCGCGAGCCGAGCGACTGGAGGGAGCTGAAGTCTGGGTGCTGCCGAGTACCAGCCCGCTGGGCCACACTTATTTTCAGCTTGAACCTTGGCAGGCTTTGGCCGAGCAGCTCAAGAAAGGTGCAGGAAGCGGGAACTCTCCTCAGGTTGGGGGCGTACTCTGA
- a CDS encoding NADH-quinone oxidoreductase subunit 15 → MSNSNTASKDALYSSWLTLLSWLEQEAAPRGLTLSKVADFPDYIYRMERPYDLPTTIMSVSLNRPDMHSPQDQSSSGTAQLGTGQALFLAAVSPRHVDLGGVSLRVMGGSKHWHLHAHDGHLLEGKRPFTRARLSNILDGVQEGLEA, encoded by the coding sequence ATGTCCAACTCAAATACCGCCTCCAAAGACGCGCTCTACTCTTCGTGGCTCACTTTGCTGTCGTGGCTGGAACAAGAAGCGGCCCCGCGCGGCCTGACGCTAAGCAAAGTCGCCGACTTCCCCGATTACATCTACCGCATGGAGCGGCCCTACGATCTGCCCACTACCATCATGAGTGTCAGCCTCAACCGGCCCGACATGCACTCGCCGCAGGATCAATCGTCATCGGGCACTGCGCAACTGGGAACTGGACAAGCGCTGTTCTTGGCAGCAGTCAGCCCAAGGCACGTGGATCTGGGCGGGGTATCGCTGAGGGTCATGGGCGGCAGCAAGCACTGGCACCTTCACGCCCATGACGGCCACCTGCTGGAAGGCAAACGGCCCTTCACGCGGGCGCGGCTCTCCAACATCCTCGACGGCGTGCAAGAAGGTCTAGAAGCCTAA
- a CDS encoding 5'-methylthioadenosine/adenosylhomocysteine nucleosidase: MIGIIGAMQEEVSLLISELRDHSQQISPGVTLHSGILDGQQVIVTEGGIGKVNAAMTTAALIAAGATQVIFTGVAGGVHPELRVGDIVVSTDCLQHDVDVTALGYELGVVPGEALSWNADEALRSAALESARELEGVRVVEGRIASGDQFVASREKVLWLWETFGAACAEMEGAAVAQVCAKHGVPFVVIRSVSDTADHDANVDYRAFMPLVAQHAKQVVRGMLVRLSAQTGA; the protein is encoded by the coding sequence ATGATCGGAATTATTGGGGCCATGCAAGAAGAAGTTTCGCTGCTGATCAGCGAACTCCGCGACCACAGCCAGCAGATCTCACCCGGCGTGACGCTGCATTCGGGCATTCTGGACGGCCAGCAGGTTATCGTCACCGAAGGCGGCATCGGCAAAGTCAACGCGGCCATGACGACGGCGGCGCTCATTGCTGCGGGAGCCACACAAGTCATTTTTACCGGCGTGGCGGGCGGCGTTCACCCCGAACTGCGGGTGGGCGACATCGTGGTGAGTACCGATTGCCTCCAGCACGATGTCGACGTGACTGCGCTGGGCTACGAACTGGGCGTGGTGCCGGGTGAAGCGCTGAGCTGGAACGCCGACGAAGCGCTTCGCAGCGCCGCCCTCGAATCTGCCCGCGAACTCGAAGGCGTGCGGGTGGTAGAAGGCCGGATCGCCAGCGGCGACCAATTCGTGGCTTCCCGCGAAAAAGTGCTGTGGCTGTGGGAAACCTTTGGAGCGGCCTGCGCCGAGATGGAAGGCGCGGCGGTGGCTCAGGTCTGCGCCAAACATGGCGTGCCCTTCGTGGTGATCCGCTCGGTCAGCGACACCGCCGACCACGACGCCAACGTGGATTACCGCGCTTTCATGCCGCTGGTGGCCCAGCACGCCAAGCAGGTGGTGCGCGGCATGCTGGTGCGCCTGAGCGCCCAAACCGGAGCTTGA